In Gemmatimonadaceae bacterium, the genomic window CTCTCCCAGCTGCTCGTCGAACGCCGAGAGGTTGCCGCAACTCCTGGCCCGGGGCGATCACCTGCGCGGCATCGGCGGTGACGCGTTCCGGCGCCGCCGTAGGCCGCTCCCTTGAGCAGCGCAATCAGCGTGGTGGGGTCGCCAGCAGCACCCGTTCACTCAATGCCGCTTCCAGCAGCGACGGATCCGCCTCGAGCGCGGCAGAAAAGAACGCTTCGCCGGGGAAGGAACAGCACCACGAATTCCGGTGATTCGGGCAAATTGCGCCCAGCACTGCTTCGCCGCGAGGCGCTGCACATGCGGAGTTAGCGGCGTGCGCGGTGAGATAAGTCGCGCCGCACGCGATCATCCGACGCGGCCGATGCTCGAGGTACGCCGCGAGGCGCCCCGGCGTCCACCACCCAGCCGCTCGCCGCCTGGCAGGCAACGACCAGATCGGCCGTTGCACACCGTCGTCATTGCGCACTGACCTGCGGCCCGAAATCACAATAGCCAACATGCCCGCGAGTTCTAAAGACACGCCGGAGCTGCAACTCGCCCCACTGGCCGCGGACGGTCGGCGCACGCAGGGCCTGCGAAAGCCGTTGTGTCTCCACCGCGCAGCGACTCGCTGACCAAGGGACGGCGTCGAGTCGTTCCCCGATGACGCCGGTCGCATGTGCCTGCGCTGCGCCATTCCGTGCCAGCTGTTCGTCGTACGGAACGAAAGCGTCTCGCGGAATGGGTTTGAGCAAGTCGGCCGTTGCCGTGGGCGTCCGGTCAGGCTTGCGCTTCCACTTCCTGCCGCACCAGTGCCTCGCGCACCGAAAGCTTATGTCCGCGCGCAATGGCGTCGGTCTCGAGGCGCGCGCGCGACTTTCGCCCGCCAGCATGCGTCGCTGCTGACGCTTGGTCAGAGCGCACCAACGCCGCTGACGCCGACGATCAATGCCAGCATCACCATGCCAACATCCGTGTCCACGACGGGTCCACGCGGATCCACCATTCCTACCGCGCCCTTCGGCTTCACGGCCGATGTGCCCCAACCACGGAAGCGCCATCCGCAACGCCGTTCCCGACCATCAACGTGTGACCTTCGTTCGCCCCAGCACCCGGTACGTGCGGTCGGCGTGCCGTTCGCTGCGGCCTCCACGATTCGCGGCGGTGCGATGGGATCAAGCGCGACTGATGAACATGATGGGCGGGGCATTCGACCGCCCCACCGCCGAGCCACCCGCAAGGCAAGCGACGGCGGTGATCTGCTGGGGTCGCTGTTGCCAATCGGGCGGCAACCCCGGCTCCAATCGAGTGCCCCAGCACGTACCGCGCGCCTGTTCACGCGATACTCCGATCGCTTCACCGCCATCAGGCTGTCGAAATTGCCGGTGATACGCCGAACGGACGTGGTAAGCGATACCCGATGGTGTTGCGCGGCCAGGGCCAGGGTCGCAATGACGCCCTGTCCACTGGGCATCGATAAACATGTTCTCGTCACCACCGGCACCATGCAGCGCAATGAGCACCGGCACCGGAGTCCCCGATGTTGCGGCGGCGGCAGGTGCCACGATGCCCAGCGGAATCAGCACGCCATTCGCGCCGCCGGAACACACTGCTGGTTGATGGTGCGACGAGTGCTGTCATCAAGCGATGCCGCGGCGTACGCCTTGTCCAGTCGCAGGTACGCGGCACCGAGGTCGGCCCGCGTCACCGCCGCTCCGGTGAGCGCTGGCGGCGTCACCGCTGACTGTGCAACGGCGCGGCAGGCTGTAAGGGCTATCGCCAGCAGCATCGCCCCCGTGACGGCCAAACCTCTATTCTGCGTCCGCAATCCGATCGCCATGTCGCGAGAATGGTTCAAACGGGGAACAGGCCATCAATGGAGGTACCGCTCGCCGGTGTCGTAACAGAAAGTCA contains:
- the rmuC gene encoding DNA recombination protein RmuC, encoding MLKPIPRDAFVPYDEQLARNGAAQAHATGVIGERLDAVPWSASRCAVETQRLSQALRAPTVRGQWGELQLRRVFRTRGHVGYCDFGPQVSAQ